A DNA window from Thermus tengchongensis contains the following coding sequences:
- the hpt gene encoding hypoxanthine phosphoribosyltransferase: MKGMFTAGNGPVQISAEAIAQRVRELGAQIAQDYQGKTPHLISVLNGAFIFTADLVRAIPLPLTLDFISISSYGNAYRSSGEVELIKDLRLPIHGRDVIVVEDIVDTGLTLSYLLDYLEARKPASIRVAALLSKPSRRQVEVPIHYLGFEIEDAYVFGYGLDRAQFDRNLPFITSIRPEEE, encoded by the coding sequence ATGAAGGGCATGTTCACCGCGGGAAACGGACCCGTGCAGATCAGCGCCGAGGCCATCGCCCAAAGGGTGCGGGAGCTGGGAGCCCAGATCGCCCAGGACTACCAGGGCAAAACCCCCCACCTCATCTCCGTCCTGAACGGGGCTTTCATCTTCACCGCCGACCTGGTGCGGGCCATCCCCCTCCCCCTCACCCTAGACTTCATCTCCATCAGCTCCTACGGCAACGCCTACCGCTCTAGCGGCGAGGTGGAGCTCATCAAGGACCTCCGCCTCCCCATCCACGGCCGGGACGTGATCGTGGTGGAGGACATCGTGGACACCGGGCTCACCCTTTCCTACCTCCTGGACTACCTCGAGGCCCGCAAGCCCGCCTCCATCCGGGTGGCCGCCCTCCTATCCAAGCCCTCGAGGCGCCAGGTGGAGGTGCCCATCCACTACCTGGGCTTTGAGATCGAGGACGCCTACGTCTTTGGCTACGGCCTGGACCGGGCCCAGTTTGACCGCAACCTGCCCTTCATCACCTCCATCCGCCCGGAGGAAGAGTGA
- a CDS encoding queuosine precursor transporter: MRYLDLLTALFATVLLTSNVASTKLVVLGPFTFDGGTLLFPLAYIFGDVLTEVYGYRKSRRVIWTGFFALLLATLTFQAVAALPTPQDGESQRFGEAFRLLLGLTPRIVLGSLLAYFAGEFANAYVLAKLKVRTGGRHFWLRALLSTLAGQGLDTGIFLLVAFYGVWPHEVLLAVFLSNYVFKVGVEALMLPVTYGVVGFLKRAEGMDAYDRDTDFNPFRLA; the protein is encoded by the coding sequence GTGAGGTACCTGGACCTCCTCACCGCCCTCTTCGCCACGGTGCTCCTCACCTCCAACGTGGCCTCCACCAAGCTGGTGGTCCTGGGGCCTTTCACCTTTGACGGGGGTACCCTGCTTTTCCCCTTGGCCTACATCTTCGGCGACGTCCTCACCGAGGTCTACGGCTACCGGAAAAGCCGGCGGGTCATCTGGACGGGCTTTTTCGCCCTCCTTCTCGCCACCCTCACCTTCCAAGCGGTGGCCGCCCTCCCCACCCCACAGGACGGGGAAAGCCAGCGCTTTGGGGAGGCCTTCCGCCTCCTCCTGGGCCTCACCCCCCGGATCGTCCTGGGAAGCCTCCTCGCCTATTTCGCGGGGGAGTTCGCCAACGCCTACGTGCTGGCCAAGCTGAAGGTGCGCACCGGGGGGCGCCACTTCTGGCTCCGCGCCCTCCTCTCCACCCTGGCAGGCCAGGGACTGGACACCGGGATCTTCCTCCTGGTGGCCTTCTACGGGGTTTGGCCCCATGAGGTGCTCCTCGCCGTTTTCCTCTCCAACTACGTCTTCAAGGTGGGGGTGGAGGCCCTCATGCTCCCCGTCACCTACGGGGTGGTGGGCTTCCTGAAGCGGGCCGAGGGTATGGACGCCTACGACCGGGATACCGACTTCAACCCTTTCCGCCTGGCGTAA